A window from Montipora capricornis isolate CH-2021 chromosome 7, ASM3666992v2, whole genome shotgun sequence encodes these proteins:
- the LOC138056385 gene encoding tetratricopeptide repeat protein 28-like: MKLGMHEEVVTWCDKGLALIKNNKKLLDLRSKAIEASGNVKGSFRSRGPGENETETPIDLANLCGIRSKGLEELYEPLLEVAVNTGNKPLQQILYAEVGHRSRRTGSVKKAIHFYKLALKIAKELKDRRGEGRAYSHLGNAEFDLGNFKMCLSYHQLHLNIAKEVGDRKQERGAYGNLGNAYHQLGDPKRAIFYHKLSLEISKELGDRDGEGSAYGNLGNSYDLLGDFEKAIDYHKSQLTIAKEVGNRIAEGTVYGNLGIDYLRLGDVDKAIHNHELFLRFTKEMGDRNSEAKAYNSLGADYLSRGDFEKAVYYHSMSLDICKQVENKAEEGRACGNLGSSYQNLGDYKKALYYNQLHLELAKETGSKNEQGRVSGKIGTVYWSVGDFKKAISYHEVCLAISKEVCDKVAEGYAYNSLGRDYQSLGDMEKAMRYQRLSLAVCKDIGNRNGEGAAYASLGNSFQNLGDIKDAIQYHESSLKIFKEIGDRSNEGCAYGNLGNAYQSLGDFKTAIRYHKLQVDFAKEVGSKAQEGLGYLNLGNDYHKLSNHKEAIHYHELSLKVAKEVGDTPAVGMAYGNLGNDYDDLKDFTRALDCHKMHLEIAEKLGERAQVATACGNLGNAFRGLQDFQNAVYFYKQQLEVAKEVKDIVGEGAANNNLGCIYETQECYMDSVAFYKSSVRLVNDVRARLHLKDEWKINLRHLYQNCYTRLWCVLLKLEKVTEALSAAEQGRTQALKDLMEYNYRLAPSDDESFTPEDSVVEDLSYLPSNTVFVAMTDSNVVSWLIREGKVVDLSFERTGDFDSTTFFRSLLKNAFDRIGVTSRKGTKCEDRSLDGEKDDEIENETSSQTHSRPEHLKSNALRSLYDIIVAPFEDSIDGDELAVVPEGLLWLAPYAALMDKNSKYLSESLRIRVIPSLTSLKMIANCPADYHCKNGALLVGDPWVQEIVIPGEKILEQLPCAKEEVEMIGRILDTKPLTGREATKNEVLRRLSSVALVHIAAHGRMETGEIALSPNPLRKTQLPEEDDYLLTITDVLNAKLRARIVVLSCCHSGRGEIKAEGVVGIARAFLGAGARSVLVSLWAIDDEATLEFMKRFYQQLAKGKSASEALSKAMKSMRESDELNKVEYWAPFLLIGDDITLGIGEGHD; this comes from the exons ATGAAGCTTGGTATGCATGAAGAAGTGGTAACGTGGTGTGACAAAGGCTTAGCA TTGATcaagaataacaaaaagttGCTGGATTTAAGGAGTAAAGCAATTGAAGCAAGTGGAAATGTAAAG GGAAGTTTTAGAAGCAGAGGGCCAGGTGAAAACGAGACTGAAACGCCAATAGATTTAGCGAACTTGTGTGGCATTAGGAGCAAGGGCTTAGAAGAACTGTATGAACCGCTCTTAGAAGTTGCGGTAAACACGGGAAACAAACCCCTCCAGCAAATATTGTATGCTGAAGTAGGGCATAGGAGCCGAAGAACCGGAAGCGTGAAAAAGGCTATTCATTTTTACAAACTCGCACTCAAAATAGCAAAAGAACTGAAAGACCGTAGAGGAGAGGGTCGTGCTTATAGCCATCTTGGCAATGCAGAATTCGACctgggaaattttaaaatgtgcCTCTCCTATCACCAACTTCATCTAAATATAGCCAAGGAAGTAGGAGATCGCAAGCAAGAGAGAGGTGCCTACGGAAATCTTGGGAATGCTTATCACCAACTTGGTGATCCCAAACGGGCAATCTTTTATCACAAACTGAGTCTTGAAATTTCTAAAGAACTGGGCGACAGGGATGGAGAGGGATCAGCGTATGGTAACCTTGGAAACAGTTATGACCTTTTAGGCGATTTTGAAAAGGCCATTGATTATCACAAAAGCCAATTGACTATCGCGAAAGAAGTGGGAAATAGGATTGCAGAAGGCACCGTGTATGGCAATCTTGGAATCGATTATCTCCGCCTCGGTGACGTTGACAAGGCCATTCACAACCATGAACTTTTTCTTAGATTTACAAAAGAGATGGGAGACAGGAATAGCGAAGCAAAAGCGTACAATTCTCTTGGTGCGGATTATCTAAGTCGTGGCGATTTTGAAAAAGCAGTGTACTATCATTCGATGTCTTTAGACATTTGTAAGCAGGTTGAAAACAAAGCAGAAGAAGGACGTGCGTGTGGCAATCTTGGCAGCAGTTATCAAAATTTGGGAGACTATAAAAAGGCTCTTTACTATAATCAATTGCACCTTGAACTGGCAAAGGAGACCGGAAGCAAGAATGAACAAGGACGGGTCAGCGGTAAGATAGGAACAGTGTATTGGAGTGTTGGAGATTTCAAGAAAGCCATCTCTTATCACGAAGTTTGCCTCGCAATAAGCAAGGAAGTGTGTGACAAAGTTGCTGAAGGATACGCGTACAATTCTCTGGGCCGTGATTATCAGAGTCTTGGTGACATGGAAAAAGCAATGCGATACCAAAGGCTTTCGCTGGCCGTTTGTAAAGACATAGGCAACAGGAATGGAGAGGGAGCCGCTTATGCAAGTCTCggaaacagttttcaaaaccttGGTGATATTAAAGATGCAATTCAATATCATGAAAGCTCGTTGAAAATCTTCAAAGAAATTGGAGACCGTTCTAATGAAGGGTGTGCATACGGCAATCTTGGAAATGCTTACCAGAGTCTCGGTGATTTCAAGACAGCCATACGGTATCATAAATTACAAGTTGATTTCGCCAAAGAAGTAGGCAGCAAGGCTCAAGAAGGACTGGGTTATCTTAACCTTGGCAATGATTACCATAAGCTTAGTAATCACAAGGAAGCTATCCATTATCATGAACTCAGTTTGAAGGTTGCCAAAGAAGTGGGTGATACACCAGCAGTTGGAATGGCGTATGGAAATCTCGGAAACGATTACGATGATCTTAAAGATTTTACAAGAGCCCTTGACTGCCATAAAATGCACCTTGAAATCGCCGAAAAACTGGGTGAGAGAGCTCAAGTGGCAACTGCCTGTGGTAATCTTGGCAATGCATTTAGAGGGCTTCAAGATTTCCAAAACGCAGTGTATTTTTATAAACAACAACTGGAAGTTGCAAAGGAGGTAAAAGACATCGTCGGTGAAGGAGCCGCTAACAACAATCTTGGTTGCATTTATGAAACACAAGAATGTTATATGGACTCGGTGGCTTTCTACAAGTCAAGTGTGAGGCTTGTTAACGATGTTAGAGCTCGCCTTCACCTTAAGGATGAGTGGAAAATAAATCTGCGTCATCTGTACCAAAATTGTTACACAAGGCTGTGGTGTGTTTTActgaagctagaaaaggtgacAGAGGCTTTGTCGGCTGCTGAGCAAGGTCGAACACAAGCATTGAAAGATCTTATGGAATACAACTATAGGCTTGCACCATCAGACGACGAGTCATTTACACCAGAAGACAGTGTCGTCGAAGATTTAAGTTACCTCCCGTCAAATACAGTCTTTGTCGCAATGACCGACAGTAACGTTGTTTCTTGGCTTATACGAGAGGGGAAGGTTGTTGATTTGAGCTTTGAGAGAACTGGCGACTTCGACTCCACAACTTTCTTTCGTTCTTTACTAAAGAATGCTTTCGATCGAATTGGCGTAACATCTAGAAAAGGGACAAAGTGCGAGGATCGGTCACTGGATGGAGAGAAGGATGACGAGATAGAAAATGAGACGTCTTCCCAGACGCACTCTCGTCCAGAACACCTCAAGTCAAATGCTTTGAGATCACTGTATGACATCATCGTTGCTCCATTCGAGGATTCGATTGATGGAGATGAACTTGCTGTTGTTCCAGAAGGTCTCTTATGGTTGGCGCCTTACGCCGCGTTGATGgacaaaaattcaaaatacCTGAGTGAGTCGCTGAGAATCCGAGTCATTCCATCTTTAACAAGTTTGAAGATGATTGCCAATTGTCCAGCAGATTATCACTGCAAGAATGGAGCCTTGTTAGTGGGAGATCCGTGGGTGCAAGAAATTGTCATTCCTGGGGAGAAAATACTTGAGCAGTTGCCATGTGCCAAGGAAGAGGTGGAGATGATTGGACGAATACTCGACACTAAACCCCTGACGGGAAGAGAAGCGACAAAAAACGAGGTATTGAGGCGACTTTCCTCGGTTGCGCTGGTACACATTGCAGCTCATGGCCGCATGGAAACAGGAGAAATTGCGTTGTCCCCAAACCCCTTACGAAAGACACAGCTACCGGAAGAGGACGATTATCTTCTGACGATTACAGATGTGTTGAACGCTAAGCTTCGAGCAAGGATTGTCGTCCTCAGTTGCTGTCACAGTGGCCGTGGTGAGATCAAGGCTGAGGGTGTCGTTGGTATTGCACGGGCCTTCTTGGGCGCTGGTGCTCGctctgttctggtgtcacttTGGGCTATAGATGACGAAGCGACTCTGGAATTTATGAAGCGTTTCTACCAGCAGTTGGCTAAAGGCAAAAGCGCCAGTGAAGCTCTCAGCAAAGCTATGAAATCCATGAGGGAATCTGATGAATTAAATAAAGTGGAATACTGGGCACCTTTTTTACTTATTGGCGACGATATTACACTGGGAATTGGGGAAGGACACGACTAG